A stretch of Aedes aegypti strain LVP_AGWG chromosome 2, AaegL5.0 Primary Assembly, whole genome shotgun sequence DNA encodes these proteins:
- the LOC5578162 gene encoding chorion transcription factor Cf2 isoform X2 — protein MAAAAAEHQTRVSGWIRIPISVASASNRITDLMTMADGSYDPMGHIQTGRQHPHSHHPVHHHHHHGSTGGGGGGGGGGGVPLGSSTFLQLEHLQQLHQRYQQHQLQQQHQQQSQQPSPSSMENNNNLPAAANHNLFRSEQKKHKRKRLSAVLDKLHHNGSSVNHNNNNVGEGSFKMKRSESRSSTEGSVEDVFPYSASPRISVSPLRLNESDENNMNQVQIKQEPQQYLYKQLQYINPLAFFNYFPQQTKLLYQEIARQRSHSDSDLQQLPQKLPETAPAAPAEPQEPQEFPLDLSMKTSPTLLHSSPSLDSVIKQEPKLTFTPPPQPQPSIVKGDVASNNTKKSAAACYNLNVSPVVEEMPPGSDVAYMCPVCGQLFSLQDRLAKHMASRHKSRSNSTDITKSYICEVCQRSFARSDMLTRHMRLHTGVKPYSCKVCGQIFSRSDHLSTHQRTHTGEKPYKCPQCPYAACRRDMITRHMRTHTRYDAQRSGSSSGSPSGSPASMDHKPLMLPVVSLSSGASARAIKKESAFATSPGSYVIETKTES, from the coding sequence AATTCCAATTTCCGTCGCTTCGGCCAGTAACAGAATCACTGACCTAATGACTATGGCGGATGGCAGCTATGACCCAATGGGGCACATCCAGACGGGTCGTCAACATCCTCACTCGCACCATCCGGTTCACCATCACCATCACCACGGAAGTACCGGCGGTGGTGGCGGCGGAGGCGGTGGAGGTGGCGTCCCCCTCGGCAGCAGTACATTCCTTCAGTTGGAGCACCTGCAGCAGCTGCATCAACGCTATCAGCAACACCAGTTGCAGCAACAACACCAACAGCAAAGTCAGCAGCCGTCGCCATCGAGCATGGAGAACAACAACAACCTTCCCGCGGCGGCCAATCACAATCTGTTCCGATCGGAACAGAAGAAACACAAGCGGAAGcgactgtccgctgtgctggaCAAGTTGCACCACAATGGATCGTCGGTGAATCACAACAACAACAATGTCGGTGAAGGTAGCTTTAAAATGAAACGCTCGGAGTCGCGTTCCAGCACGGAGGGTTCCGTCGAAGACGTTTTCCCATACTCAGCAAGCCCTCGAATTAGCGTAAGTCCTCTGCGTCTAAACGAATCGGACGAGAACAACATGAACCAGGTTCAGATTAAACAGGAACCGCAACAGTACCTCTACAAGCAGCTACAGTACATAAACCCGCTAGCATTCTTCAACTACTTCCCGCAGCAAACTAAGCTCCTGTATCAGGAGATCGCTCGACAACGGAGTCATTCCGACTCCGATCTGCAACAGTTGCCTCAGAAACTCCCGGAGACTGCTCCGGCGGCGCCAGCCGAACCTCAGGAACCTCAAGAATTTCCGCTAGATCTGTCCATGAAAACGTCTCCGACACTGTTGCACAGCTCTCCTAGTCTAGACTCTGTGATCAAGCAGGAACCGAAGTTGACCTTCACTCCGCCCCCTCAACCGCAGCCATCGATCGTCAAGGGAGACGTCGCCTCCAACAACACCAAAAAGTCCGCAGCTGCCTGCTACAACCTCAATGTGTCTCCGGTAGTAGAAGAGATGCCACCTGGTTCGGACGTCGCCTACATGTGCCCCGTCTGCGGCCAGCTGTTTTCGTTGCAGGACCGCCTAGCTAAGCACATGGCGTCCCGCCACAAAAGCCGCTCCAACTCAACAGACATCACCAAGTCTTACATCTGCGAAGTCTGCCAGCGATCGTTTGCTCGGTCCGACATGCTAACGCGTCATATGCGTCTGCACACCGGCGTTAAACCATACTCCTGCAAGGTCTGTGGGCAGATCTTCTCCCGCTCGGATCACTTGTCAACCCATCAGCGGACGCACACCGGTGAGAAACCTTACAAATGTCCACAATGCCCGTACGCAGCCTGCCGGAGAGACATGATCACGCGCCACATGCGAACGCACACCCGATACGACGCACAACGCAGCGGCAGCTCCAGCGGCTCCCCGTCTGGAAGCCCCGCCTCGATGGACCATAAACCGCTGATGCTGCCGGTGGTCAGCCTCAGCTCAGGTGCCAGCGCTCGAGCCATCAAGAAGGAATCGGCCTTCGCCACCAGCCCGGGTAGCTACGTTATCGAAACAAAGACTGAATCCTAG
- the LOC5578162 gene encoding chorion transcription factor Cf2 isoform X3: protein MTMADGSYDPMGHIQTGRQHPHSHHPVHHHHHHGSTGGGGGGGGGGGVPLGSSTFLQLEHLQQLHQRYQQHQLQQQHQQQSQQPSPSSMENNNNLPAAANHNLFRSEQKKHKRKRLSAVLDKLHHNGSSVNHNNNNVGEGSFKMKRSESRSSTEGSVEDVFPYSASPRISVSPLRLNESDENNMNQVQIKQEPQQYLYKQLQYINPLAFFNYFPQQTKLLYQEIARQRSHSDSDLQQLPQKLPETAPAAPAEPQEPQEFPLDLSMKTSPTLLHSSPSLDSVIKQEPKLTFTPPPQPQPSIVKGDVASNNTKKSAAACYNLNVSPVVEEMPPGSDVAYMCPVCGQLFSLQDRLAKHMASRHKSRSNSTDITKSYICEVCQRSFARSDMLTRHMRLHTGVKPYSCKVCGQIFSRSDHLSTHQRTHTGEKPYKCPQCPYAACRRDMITRHMRTHTRYDAQRSGSSSGSPSGSPASMDHKPLMLPVVSLSSGASARAIKKESAFATSPGSYVIETKTES, encoded by the coding sequence ATGACTATGGCGGATGGCAGCTATGACCCAATGGGGCACATCCAGACGGGTCGTCAACATCCTCACTCGCACCATCCGGTTCACCATCACCATCACCACGGAAGTACCGGCGGTGGTGGCGGCGGAGGCGGTGGAGGTGGCGTCCCCCTCGGCAGCAGTACATTCCTTCAGTTGGAGCACCTGCAGCAGCTGCATCAACGCTATCAGCAACACCAGTTGCAGCAACAACACCAACAGCAAAGTCAGCAGCCGTCGCCATCGAGCATGGAGAACAACAACAACCTTCCCGCGGCGGCCAATCACAATCTGTTCCGATCGGAACAGAAGAAACACAAGCGGAAGcgactgtccgctgtgctggaCAAGTTGCACCACAATGGATCGTCGGTGAATCACAACAACAACAATGTCGGTGAAGGTAGCTTTAAAATGAAACGCTCGGAGTCGCGTTCCAGCACGGAGGGTTCCGTCGAAGACGTTTTCCCATACTCAGCAAGCCCTCGAATTAGCGTAAGTCCTCTGCGTCTAAACGAATCGGACGAGAACAACATGAACCAGGTTCAGATTAAACAGGAACCGCAACAGTACCTCTACAAGCAGCTACAGTACATAAACCCGCTAGCATTCTTCAACTACTTCCCGCAGCAAACTAAGCTCCTGTATCAGGAGATCGCTCGACAACGGAGTCATTCCGACTCCGATCTGCAACAGTTGCCTCAGAAACTCCCGGAGACTGCTCCGGCGGCGCCAGCCGAACCTCAGGAACCTCAAGAATTTCCGCTAGATCTGTCCATGAAAACGTCTCCGACACTGTTGCACAGCTCTCCTAGTCTAGACTCTGTGATCAAGCAGGAACCGAAGTTGACCTTCACTCCGCCCCCTCAACCGCAGCCATCGATCGTCAAGGGAGACGTCGCCTCCAACAACACCAAAAAGTCCGCAGCTGCCTGCTACAACCTCAATGTGTCTCCGGTAGTAGAAGAGATGCCACCTGGTTCGGACGTCGCCTACATGTGCCCCGTCTGCGGCCAGCTGTTTTCGTTGCAGGACCGCCTAGCTAAGCACATGGCGTCCCGCCACAAAAGCCGCTCCAACTCAACAGACATCACCAAGTCTTACATCTGCGAAGTCTGCCAGCGATCGTTTGCTCGGTCCGACATGCTAACGCGTCATATGCGTCTGCACACCGGCGTTAAACCATACTCCTGCAAGGTCTGTGGGCAGATCTTCTCCCGCTCGGATCACTTGTCAACCCATCAGCGGACGCACACCGGTGAGAAACCTTACAAATGTCCACAATGCCCGTACGCAGCCTGCCGGAGAGACATGATCACGCGCCACATGCGAACGCACACCCGATACGACGCACAACGCAGCGGCAGCTCCAGCGGCTCCCCGTCTGGAAGCCCCGCCTCGATGGACCATAAACCGCTGATGCTGCCGGTGGTCAGCCTCAGCTCAGGTGCCAGCGCTCGAGCCATCAAGAAGGAATCGGCCTTCGCCACCAGCCCGGGTAGCTACGTTATCGAAACAAAGACTGAATCCTAG